The genomic segment GTGAACACAGCCCTCGGTTTGCTTCGTACAGTGCAGTTCATCAGAACGGTCCTGACACTGAGGTATATCGTCACACACCTGGTCCTTGTCTATACACTTCTTCCCATGGGCACACTGGAACTCATCTGCCGGCATTCAACATTGTAAGACAAGTTTTGAGCCATTTATgctcacatttaaaaatcactAATATGTTGGATTGGATGCCAAATAGAATATTGAAACTCTGGAGCACACAGATGCCAGTTTAAGTACACCTAGCTTAAACTAATGCAGTTTAATCCAGTAGTCCCCCcattcatgaaggttataatgttcagtttgtgttggaACAGTTTCAGAGAGGTGTTGGTTCAACTGTAtagtcattttggaggatgtagtttgtggtgctgttgaacatGCCAAACAGAATAATCTGACTTCTAAGACAGTTTTCATTGATAGTCataacatttattcattcacagAACTGCCCTATGTGGCGAATACAATCCATCTGACTGAGTGGGTCAAAATAAACCTCAAAACAAAGGTATTTGACCACACCATGCATTATCTGTGGATAACCTCCAGTACCTTCATTGCATGCTGATGTGCAGTCCTCTTCATCTGAACCATCCCTGCAGTCAggctctccatcacacacatgGCTGTAGAAGATACACTCTGAGCCATCCTTGCACAGTTTAGAGCCCAGGCCACACTTCAAAGGACCGCTTCCAGCTGAGACAACTGTTTGGACCAAGTGAgcagaaaaggacaaaatgtcactgctaaagttttaaatatatatatatatatatatagctgaTAATGCATCCCTCATTCTGTGAATTGTAGATGGTGTGAAAGCAGTTTTGGTGCAACTGGCTCACCTTGCAAGTGCCTTGACAACTGCAATAGGActgcacaaagaaacaaacgTCCACCCATCGccacagataaaataaaacGGCTCAAGGGCTCAAGCGTAGCATTTTATAATGATGCCAGGTGAGGCCAATACAACCTAATTGAACACCTGACCGAGTGAGGGGAGGAGCTATCGCTTCTTGCCATACATTATCCTGAgcagttgtagttgtagttatGGGATAGATAGATATTGAAACTCATTCAGATACCAGATTgtgacattctttttttttctttttcttttttctaacgttactgttgtattttgttgaaaatgtcagaatcagaaactgtttattgccaagtaacatacattacaaggaatgtgccgtggtctgatggtgctttaacatataatctgacagacaacaaacgtgtaaaaatataaaggtaagTAATAAAGTAATTAGTTAATGTCCTGTGAAAAtgctgaataataataataaaataaaaaaagcttttgcCTCCAAACCTCTCTGACTGACAGATATAAACCCatgctgtcaaataaacaataagGATGATCAGAGGCATCAACCAGTGTTCAGAGCATGTCTTCTTCTAATCCTCCAATCAGTTTTTGAATAGGAGGGATTAAGAGCTAGTACGTAGCCAtcaggtttgttttgttgttccgGTCTACCTAACCTAGCAAACTAGCTCCAGTAGCACTGGTAGCAACTTGAGAGGAGCCCACAAGCCTTGTCAAAATTAGCTGCAGTACAATACAGTTCAGgcatttttatgttaacaagGCGTTTAGAGGGCTGTGCACATCTTTTTCTCAAAAAGCGGAGCTTTGGACTTTAAAACTGGGGTAACTATTGAAATgcttttttgctgttttctcgACTTTGAagcatgttgttttgtgtgagaGATGGAGGTGCGGGAGCCAGGGCTCAGTTTGGAAGAGTTCGTCCAAGATGCTAACTCATTTTGGTGCTGTGTCTATATTTTGGTAAAAGTCGCAAATATTCAGTAGCTACGTTGAAGTAAAGCACTACAACGTTTAAATTCATAAAGTGACATTATGTTATTAGAGTAATTATAGCCTGGATGTATTTGACAAGCTGAGCAAAGTAGCGCGACTTGACTGTTGCGCATAGGAGGTTTTTTCGTGGATCACAACAAAAGGATTTTTGATAACAAGCTggcagctagctagcttatttaagctaacgttagctggccGAGCTACAGGGGAACTTCTCCATGAATTGCCTTCGATCTGCTTAGTTACGTTAACTGTAGTTTTTCGCCTTTCGTTGTTAGCTAAAACTATTTCAGCGTTTTTCTGTTAAACACTCAGCAAGCTAACGCCAGTGAACTTATTGTTGTGATTTGAGTGAAGCAGGCCCCCCACCAGGTAGCTAGCAGCCGGCCTTCCCAAGCCAGTTGGTGTTAgcaggggggttgggggtggggggctgtcACAAAATACTCTCATTTTTCACATCCGTATGATAGCGTTTACTGTGTTGTTCATTATGTCCATTAGTCGCTGGTTGTAATTACTTCTGTGCACGGAAAGCGACAGTACGAGGCCCGTCCCGTGTGTTAACTTTATAAGTTTGCATGCTAGCTAGCTTGGCTGTCGAGCAGGGTTTGTGACATGCTAACGTCAAGTGGACATCTCTGTTTGTTCAACTCTGTCCAAATGCTTAACTTCACACAAGAGGCAGTTATGTAACGTTAGCAATGCTGCTGCCAAAACCACCATACTATATTATTCACCATTCACTAAGTCTAACTGAGTAATACATgctatttattgttttgatgtGACATATTCTGTTTGTAATGATGTACTTTGTGTGTGACTTTCTCCCAAGGTGTCCATCTCTTTTGAGTATACCCTGCTAGCACTGGCTTCCATCCTGTGACTCATTGGTCACTAGAGGGGCCCCGTCAGAGCAAGGGCCCAAACTGTAGCTCTAGgtcccctctgtctgtgtgtgtgagagcttgTGTTGAGTCCTCTGGAGACTCCCGGCTTGTCCAGCTAAGATGTCCTCCATCTTGCCGTTCACCCCTCCTGTGGTGAAGAGGCTGCTGGGTTGGAAGAAGTCGACCAGCGGCCCGGGCGGAGCAGGCGGCGGGGAGCAGAACGGGCAAGAGGAGAAATGGTGCGAGAAGGCTGTGAAGAGCCTAGTGAAGAAGCTCAAGAAGACAGGCCAGCTAGATGAGCTGGAGAAAGCTATCACCACACAGAACTGCAACACCAAGTGTGTCACCATCCCCAGGTATACTGCCGAACACTTGACTTCTGTTCAAACAAGGGTCAGagaaaaagctgctgctgttacacatGTACCTGCAAGTGTGCTTAGTGGAGACCTCGTCTAAAACCATGAAACCGTGTGCTGTTAGCGGATGCTGATCTAGCACTTCTCATTTCTTAACTCTGTTTTCAGAATTTCCTGCGACCGTAATGTGAAAAGGTTTGTTTGGGGATGCAAAACAGTAGAACTTAAATTGCTCATTAAAGATGAGCTGATAATGAGTCacttctctgtttgtttacaaccgTACGTCCAGTTAGACCGTTTGTATTCCTCTCATGGGGAGAGAGACATTAAAAGGGTGAGAGAAGATGTTCTCTTTATCAGCCAGCCAGCCTTGATGGGCCAGACTCACGTTCAGTGGGAACACTGTGTTAACAGATTAATTCCTCACTGATGTGCCGCCAAGTACCGCATCAGATGTTTGTATGACTATAGATAGCAGCCTGGTTGTTATCGCCTGAGAATTGTTCTAGGCCGCACTGTTATGTTTGTAGAGATGCAGCGGCTGGCTCGATGTGAATGAAATCATTTCTTGTAGAGGACTGGGCTAGTAGAGGATATCTTCATGAGAGAGGGTGGGTTACGGACCGAATGTAATGCCAGATTGGCGCATTGCCACCAGCCACACTTCAACATTTGGATTGATTCTTCTTTAAACACCTAGTTTCCTGCAGTAAAAATAGCCGTTGAATTTTAGGATCTACAAGCTGCAATGGCTGGTGGACAAAAGTTGGTTTCCTGCCCCGTCATGAACCAGACTGTGTGAATGGTAGTTGAGATCCCACTAAAGTAATAAGTCTAGTACATGTTGTTCTGTATTTGTAGCCTTTAACATGTAGAATTTGTTATTGTCCAGCTATTCAGAAGCAACTACTCTCATTTGTCCTCATTCCAAGTTtttgatttcttagtttttggCCATTTTCTTGTGAATGTTTCGAGACTGTCCGCCtgaaaatggattttttttttcccccccaaggTTGCCTCCTCCGtttcttttccccccctctTTTGTACCATtgtgtgtcttcagtgtttgtttgaatgtctCCAGATAAGTTCTgggttattttcagtgtttgataCAATGCCACACTGTTGAAGAATGCTCTTTGTCTCACTCATTGTGTGTCTTAGCAGATTCcatgttatgtttttttccttaaTTCTGTCAAAAAAAGGCTTCTCTTATTTGAAGGTCCCATCTTTCAtttccacagctgaaaatgaatttgATGTCTTTATTTTGCTATAAGACATAAGAATAAAAGAGGCCTTTTAATGTTTACATTACCCATACTGATATTTCTGAATGAGCCATGTCCCAtgtttatcatttgttttttgtttttgttttgttgttttctctgtgcaCAGCAATTGCTCTGAAATATGGGGACTGAGTACACCAAATACGATAGAACAGTGGGATACATCAGGCCTATACAGCTACCCTGACCAAACCAGGTGACTATCCTCAACTATTGTATGGTGTTGCATACAACTTTGATGTGGGAGAGTTGTCATTACAATGTTGGAGGTGACGGACATTGAGAACATCTTTTGTTTCTCATTCTCGTCACCACTCAATTCAATCCATCTCCATTTCCCTCCCCTACCTGGCCATATTATGTGTCACCCCCTCTCACCCCTGTGTATCTTCTGCCCATCTCACCACCATCTCCCGTTTGCTGTCCAATCAGATCACTGGATGGCCGTCTGCAGGTCTCCCACAGGAAGGGCCTTCCCCACGTTATCTACTGCCGCTTGTGGCGATGGCCAGACCTCCACAGCCACCACGAGCTGCGTGCCATCGAGGCCTGTGAGTATGCCTTCCACCTAAAGAAGGATGAGGTCTGCATCAACCCCTACCACTACCAGAGGGTGGAGACCCCAGGTGAGATGACTCTGTCCCGTGGACGTTTGTTCCCTAAAACATGCACATCTCTTTGATGCAGTAGACAATGAACTACaacatttcaaagacatttgtcatttgCCTGTGTAGAACTTTGTTTAAAGTGTTGGCCgtagagatctgaaaatggtcTATGACGCacaccttttttatttgatgaaacatcctcctttttgtttagttaaaggaataatttCACATGTTGGGAAATGTTGAAGATCAATAgtattctcatgtctgtacgctaaatatgaagctacagccagtggccggttagcttagctagcacaaagactgaaaacaggaggaaatggcgAGGCTGGCACTGTCCAACGATAACGAAATAGCCCTACAGGCCCCTTTTTAAACACTCGCCATTTGCACCTGTCcccagtctttctgctaagcttgctggctgtagccttatacAGTATttgaacacacagatatgagagtgtgTTAATCACTCAAGCACtaaactctcagcaagaaaacaaagttcatctcccaaaatgtcaaactattccttttaaggGTTTCAGGGGTGGACAATGTCCAAGTCTGCAGTGAAACGTGCTTCACCCTGCCTTAACAAGCCATTATCAGTTGAAGTTTCACTGGGGAGTTCTAGTGTTTCAtcattgttttattgctgttgcAAAGTTTTTTCCACAAtaatgaaacttttttttttttttttgcatttaaaacatgcattttgtCCCAAAACAGCTGACAATCATTTTGGAAAAGCATATAACTGATAGACGTCTAACTCATCCCTTGTGACACTTTCACCCAAACGCTGTAGTGCTGCCTCCTGTTCTTGTGCCAAGACACTCAGATATACTGCCAGAGCTGCCACCTCTGGATGACTACACTCATTCCATACCTGAGAACACAAACTTTCCCGCAGGAATCGAACCTCCAAACAACTATATACCAGGTGAGTTTGTCTCTGGGCTGGATGGGAGCGACTATATTTGACTAATTCACTGAAGGGTTACATAATGTGCTAAGTGAAGAGACTTACTCTAGGTTTCTGTATGCCCTGTATTACATGCTATGTAGTTTAAATatgcaaagttttttttgtttctcatacTGGTATTAATCAAAGACAAACTTGCAGTTCTCTGTATCCTGGGTTTAGCTGTGAATTTCCTCTGCCTTTACTATTTTCATCACTtcaggaggggggaaaaagtgacatgacaaaaatatgtttctgtgaTTGCAGTAGGTTAAACATCAGTATTGAATTATGATAACGCCACAGCTCATTGTTGCATCCCTGCCATCATTTCAACAGAAACGCCTCCACCAGGCTACATCAGTGAGGATGGGGAGGCCAGCGatcaac from the Enoplosus armatus isolate fEnoArm2 chromosome 4, fEnoArm2.hap1, whole genome shotgun sequence genome contains:
- the LOC139284505 gene encoding mothers against decapentaplegic homolog 2 isoform X2: MSSILPFTPPVVKRLLGWKKSTSGPGGAGGGEQNGQEEKWCEKAVKSLVKKLKKTGQLDELEKAITTQNCNTKCVTIPSNCSEIWGLSTPNTIEQWDTSGLYSYPDQTRSLDGRLQVSHRKGLPHVIYCRLWRWPDLHSHHELRAIEACEYAFHLKKDEVCINPYHYQRVETPVLPPVLVPRHSDILPELPPLDDYTHSIPENTNFPAGIEPPNNYIPETPPPGYISEDGEASDQQMNQSSPAELSPSTLSPVNHSMDLQPVTYSEPAFWCSIAYYELNQRVGETFHASQPSLTVDGFTDPSNSERFCLGLLSNVNRNATVEMTRRHIGRGVRLYYIGGEVFAECLSDSAIFVQSPNCNQRYGWHPATVCKIPPGCNLKIFNNQEFAALLAQSVNQGFEAVYQLTRMCTIRMSFVKGWGAEYRRQTVTSTPCWIELHLNGPLQWLDKVLTQMGSPSARCSSMS
- the LOC139284505 gene encoding mothers against decapentaplegic homolog 2 isoform X5 codes for the protein MSSILPFTPPVVKRLLGWKKSTSGPGGAGGGEQNGQEEKWCEKAVKSLVKKLKKTGQLDELEKAITTQNCNTKCVTIPRSLDGRLQVSHRKGLPHVIYCRLWRWPDLHSHHELRAIEACEYAFHLKKDEVCINPYHYQRVETPVLPPVLVPRHSDILPELPPLDDYTHSIPENTNFPAGIEPPNNYIPETPPPGYISEDGEASDQQMNQSMDTGSPAELSPSTLSPVNHSMDLQPVTYSEPAFWCSIAYYELNQRVGETFHASQPSLTVDGFTDPSNSERFCLGLLSNVNRNATVEMTRRHIGCNLKIFNNQEFAALLAQSVNQGFEAVYQLTRMCTIRMSFVKGWGAEYRRQTVTSTPCWIELHLNGPLQWLDKVLTQMGSPSARCSSMS
- the LOC139284505 gene encoding mothers against decapentaplegic homolog 2 isoform X1 gives rise to the protein MSSILPFTPPVVKRLLGWKKSTSGPGGAGGGEQNGQEEKWCEKAVKSLVKKLKKTGQLDELEKAITTQNCNTKCVTIPSNCSEIWGLSTPNTIEQWDTSGLYSYPDQTRSLDGRLQVSHRKGLPHVIYCRLWRWPDLHSHHELRAIEACEYAFHLKKDEVCINPYHYQRVETPVLPPVLVPRHSDILPELPPLDDYTHSIPENTNFPAGIEPPNNYIPETPPPGYISEDGEASDQQMNQSMDTGSPAELSPSTLSPVNHSMDLQPVTYSEPAFWCSIAYYELNQRVGETFHASQPSLTVDGFTDPSNSERFCLGLLSNVNRNATVEMTRRHIGRGVRLYYIGGEVFAECLSDSAIFVQSPNCNQRYGWHPATVCKIPPGCNLKIFNNQEFAALLAQSVNQGFEAVYQLTRMCTIRMSFVKGWGAEYRRQTVTSTPCWIELHLNGPLQWLDKVLTQMGSPSARCSSMS